The Streptomyces sp. A2-16 sequence CACCACCTGCAACACGGACGTCGAGCCCTCGCCCACGCCCGGGCCGACGGACCCCGCCGAGGACGCACCCCCCGCTCTCCGCGTCTCCGGCAACAAGCTCGTGGACTCCGCCGGCACCACCCGCCGGCTGCTCGGCGTGAACCGGTCCGGTGGCGAGTTCATGTGCGTCCAGGGCCGGGGCATCTTCGACGGACCGGTCGACGACGCCTCCGTGAAGGCGATCGCCGACTGGAAGGCCAACACGGTCCGCATTCCGCTCAACGAGGAGTGCTGGCTCGGCCTCGCCAACATCAACCCGGCCTACGCCGGGGCGAACTACATCAACGCCGTCAAGGACCTGGTCGCCAAGGTCAAGGCGCACGGCATGACCCCCGTGGTCGAGCTCCACTGGACCTACGGGCAGTACACCGGCAACTCCGCCGGTTGCTCCGACGTGCACGCAAGCTGCCAGAAACCGATGCCCGACATGCGGTACACGCCGTCCTTCTGGGCGTCGGTGGCGAACACGTTCAAGAGCGACCGCACGGTCGTCTTCGACCTGTTCAACGAGCCCTACCCGGACCGCGCCACCGCCACGACCACCCAGGCGTGGCAGTGCTGGCGGGACGGCGGCAGCTGCCCGGGCATCGGGTACGAGGTCGCCGGTATGCAGGATCTCGTCGACAGCGTCCGGGGCACCGGCGCCACCAACCTGATCCTGGCCGGAGGCATCGCCTATTCGAACGACCTCAGCCAGTGGCTGACGTACAGGCCGGCCGACCCGGCGGGCAATCTCGCCGCCGCCTGGCACGTGTACAACTTCAACTCCTGCTCCGACGTGAGCTGCTGGAACTCCACGCTCGCCCCGGTGGCCGCTCAGGTCCCCCTCGTGGCAGGGGAGATCGGCGAGAACACCTGCGCGCACGGATTCATCGACCAGGTCATGAAGTGGTTCGACGACCGCGGCCTGTCGTATCTGGGCTGGACCTGGAACACCTGGGACTGCTCCTCCGGACCGTCCCTGATCAGCGGCTACGACGGCACACCCACAGCGTTCGGCACCGGGCTGCGTGACCGTCTGCGCGCCCTGAACGGATAGCGCCCGTCCGCTCCACCGCACAGCACCCGCTCAACGGACAACACCCGCGATTGAGAAGGAAACCCGCACTCATGAGTCGTACGAGAACAGCGCTCCTCGCTGCCCTTGCGCTCGTCGCCGGGGCCTCCGGGACCGCGCTCGCCGTGGCCCCCGGGGACGCAGGCATCGCCGCCGTCCCCTGCACCGTGGACTACAAGGTGCAGAACCAGTGGGACACCGGCTTCACCACCGCCGTCACCATCACCAACAACAGCGCCGCCAAGTCGAGTTGGTCGCTGAAGTGGTCGTACGCCGGAAACCAGAAGGTCACCGGCTTCTGGAACTCCAAGATCAGCCAGAGCGGGACGGCCGTCACCGCCACCAACGAGACCTACAACGGCACACTGGCCACCGGCGGTTCGGTCAGCTTCGGCTTCCAGGGCAGCTACAGCGGCACCAACGCCGTCCCGACCACCTTCACCCTGGACGGGGTGACCTGCAACGTCGACGGCGGCGGCCCCACCGACCCGGGCCCGACCGACCCCGGCACCCCTGGCACCCGGGTCGACAACCCGTACACGGGCGCCAAGGTGTACGTGAACCCCGAGTGGTCCGCCAACGCCGCCGCCGAGCCGGGCGGCAGCCGCATCGCCAACCAGCCCACCGGCGTGTGGCTGGACCGGACCGCCGCGATCAACGGCACCGGCGGCAAGATGGGCCTGCGCGCCCATCTCGACGAGGCGCTCAAGCAGAAGGGCTCGGGAGAGCTCGTCGTCCAGCTGGTCATCTACAACCTGCCCGGACGCGACTGCTCGGCCCTCGCCTCCAACGGCGAACTCGGCCCGACGGAGATCGACAAGTACAAGACCCAGTACATCGACCCGATCAAGGCGATCCTCGCCGACCCCAAGTACGCCTCGCTGCGGATCGTCAACACGATCGAGATCGACTCACTGCCGAACCTCGTCACCAACGTCACACCGCGGGCCACCGCCACCGCGAACTGCGACACGATGAAGGCCAACGGCAACTACGTCAAGGGCGTGGGCTACGCGCTCAACAAGCTCGGTGACGTCCCCAACGTCTACAACTACGTGGACGCCGGACACCACGGCTGGCTCGGCTGGGACGACAACTTCTCCGCGACCGTCCAGATCATCAAGCAGGCGGCCACCGCCGAGGGCGCCACGATCAACGACGTGCAGGGCTTCATCACCAACACCGCCAACTACAGCGCCCTGAAGGAGCAGTACTTCACCATCAACGACTCCGTGGGCGGCAAGTCCGTGCGCGAGTCCAAGTGGGTCGACTGGAACCGGTACACCGACGAGCTCTCCTACGCCCAGGCGTTCCG is a genomic window containing:
- a CDS encoding cellulase family glycosylhydrolase, coding for MRHPPRSVLLAVVGAVALVGTVTVPVVTASGATPACSVEYSVTGQWDGGFQGSVNITNNTAAVSSWSLTFDFADGRQLRQGWNAIWSQSGTTVTAANESYNGSLATGASVSAGFIASRSSGDAVPTSFKLNGTTCNTDVEPSPTPGPTDPAEDAPPALRVSGNKLVDSAGTTRRLLGVNRSGGEFMCVQGRGIFDGPVDDASVKAIADWKANTVRIPLNEECWLGLANINPAYAGANYINAVKDLVAKVKAHGMTPVVELHWTYGQYTGNSAGCSDVHASCQKPMPDMRYTPSFWASVANTFKSDRTVVFDLFNEPYPDRATATTTQAWQCWRDGGSCPGIGYEVAGMQDLVDSVRGTGATNLILAGGIAYSNDLSQWLTYRPADPAGNLAAAWHVYNFNSCSDVSCWNSTLAPVAAQVPLVAGEIGENTCAHGFIDQVMKWFDDRGLSYLGWTWNTWDCSSGPSLISGYDGTPTAFGTGLRDRLRALNG
- a CDS encoding glycoside hydrolase family 6 protein, producing the protein MSRTRTALLAALALVAGASGTALAVAPGDAGIAAVPCTVDYKVQNQWDTGFTTAVTITNNSAAKSSWSLKWSYAGNQKVTGFWNSKISQSGTAVTATNETYNGTLATGGSVSFGFQGSYSGTNAVPTTFTLDGVTCNVDGGGPTDPGPTDPGTPGTRVDNPYTGAKVYVNPEWSANAAAEPGGSRIANQPTGVWLDRTAAINGTGGKMGLRAHLDEALKQKGSGELVVQLVIYNLPGRDCSALASNGELGPTEIDKYKTQYIDPIKAILADPKYASLRIVNTIEIDSLPNLVTNVTPRATATANCDTMKANGNYVKGVGYALNKLGDVPNVYNYVDAGHHGWLGWDDNFSATVQIIKQAATAEGATINDVQGFITNTANYSALKEQYFTINDSVGGKSVRESKWVDWNRYTDELSYAQAFRQEAVNQGFASGVGMLIDTSRNGWGGTARPTGPGATTDVDTYVNGGRIDRRIHVGNWCNQSGAGLGERPKASPAAGIDAYVWIKPPGESDGASSAIPNDEGKGFDRMCDPTYTGNPRNNNNMSGALPNAPLSGHWFSAQFQQLMQNAYPAL